Proteins encoded by one window of Deltaproteobacteria bacterium:
- a CDS encoding iron-containing redox enzyme family protein, which produces MDPTQLHPALMQFARDRLEPRLPDRIGDSEDAPRLRALEARFVEEERAAVQPLARRVPRDADAFVRWFDELLDSGPGQGDPLFPWLAGSATLAQMKWFLAQEIAGEAGFDDLVALTQIKMPVQAKLELARNFWDEMGRGRAVAMHGPLLSDLARAMDVHADPEKTVWESLALANLMVALALDRRYAYHSIGALGAVELTAPGRVAQVDRGLARLGIPRAARRYFTLHATLDLKHSEAWNREVLRPLVALEPRAAQAIAEGALMRLRAGERCFERYRRELRSEPAELAENVAVGP; this is translated from the coding sequence ATGGACCCTACACAGCTCCATCCCGCCCTGATGCAATTCGCCCGCGACCGCCTGGAGCCGCGCCTCCCGGATCGAATCGGTGACTCCGAGGACGCCCCACGCCTGCGGGCACTGGAGGCCCGGTTCGTCGAGGAAGAGCGCGCAGCGGTGCAGCCGCTGGCCCGCCGCGTGCCCCGCGACGCGGACGCATTCGTCCGCTGGTTCGACGAGCTGCTCGATAGCGGTCCGGGGCAGGGTGACCCGCTCTTTCCCTGGCTCGCCGGGAGCGCGACGCTCGCACAGATGAAGTGGTTCCTCGCCCAGGAGATCGCGGGCGAGGCCGGATTCGACGACCTCGTCGCGCTGACGCAGATCAAGATGCCGGTGCAGGCCAAGCTCGAGCTTGCCCGCAACTTCTGGGACGAGATGGGGCGCGGCCGGGCAGTGGCGATGCACGGCCCGCTGCTCTCCGATCTGGCGCGGGCCATGGACGTGCACGCCGATCCGGAGAAGACCGTCTGGGAGTCGCTCGCGCTCGCGAACCTCATGGTGGCGCTCGCGCTCGACCGCCGATATGCGTACCACTCCATCGGCGCGCTCGGCGCCGTCGAGCTGACCGCTCCGGGGCGCGTCGCGCAAGTAGACCGCGGCCTTGCGCGGCTGGGCATCCCGCGGGCTGCACGCCGGTATTTCACGCTGCATGCCACCCTCGACCTGAAGCACAGCGAGGCCTGGAACCGGGAAGTGCTGCGTCCGCTCGTCGCGCTGGAGCCTCGCGCGGCGCAGGCCATCGCGGAAGGAGCGCTGATGCGTTTGCGCGCCGGAGAGCGCTGCTTCGAGCGCTATCGCCGGGAGCTGCGGTCAGAGCCAGCCGAGCTGGCGGAGAACGTCGCCGTCGGACCGTAG
- a CDS encoding methyltransferase encodes MLPMAKLGRALRETGYSFITPTPATHRRVVARAERARTLRDVFGWSRPFSPDFLAPPLLPLLEAACALERDGPLLRSTVRFSSLGPLLLAHSAFPTTAPDAVFFGPDTYRFASFLAARAPPRIGSLADVGCGTGAGGLLLASRAASVQLLDVNDKALEFARANCELNDVAARITRSDVLAAAADPLELVIANPPYLSDDSGRTYRDGGGTLGTGLSVRIVREALDRLRPGGRLLLYTATPVIEGQHVLWAQLAPLLRGIRHEYAELDPDVFGEELERPAYADVERIAVVGLDAVKT; translated from the coding sequence ATGCTGCCGATGGCGAAGCTCGGTCGCGCACTGCGCGAAACGGGGTATTCGTTCATCACGCCTACGCCCGCGACCCATCGTCGGGTCGTCGCGCGCGCGGAGCGAGCGCGGACGCTGCGCGACGTTTTCGGGTGGAGCCGGCCGTTTTCTCCAGATTTCCTGGCCCCGCCGTTGCTGCCGCTTCTCGAGGCAGCGTGTGCCCTCGAACGCGATGGGCCGCTGCTGCGCAGCACAGTGCGCTTCTCCTCCCTGGGCCCGCTCCTCCTCGCCCACTCCGCGTTCCCGACCACCGCTCCGGACGCAGTGTTCTTCGGGCCCGATACGTACCGATTCGCGTCGTTCCTCGCGGCGCGCGCCCCGCCGCGCATCGGATCCCTGGCGGACGTCGGATGTGGCACCGGAGCGGGCGGTCTGCTGCTCGCCTCGCGTGCCGCATCCGTCCAGCTCCTCGACGTGAACGACAAGGCGCTCGAATTTGCCCGCGCCAACTGTGAGCTGAACGACGTGGCTGCCCGCATCACCCGCAGCGACGTTCTCGCGGCCGCCGCCGATCCGCTCGAGCTCGTGATCGCAAATCCGCCGTATCTCAGCGACGACTCGGGTCGCACGTATCGCGACGGCGGCGGCACTCTCGGCACTGGCCTCTCGGTGCGAATCGTCCGGGAGGCACTCGATCGCCTGCGCCCGGGCGGTCGCCTGCTCCTCTACACCGCGACGCCGGTGATCGAGGGCCAGCATGTGCTGTGGGCACAGCTCGCCCCCCTGCTGCGCGGCATCCGGCACGAATATGCGGAGCTCGACCCCGACGTCTTCGGGGAAGAGCTCGAGCGTCCCGCGTACGCCGACGTCGAACGCATCGCCGTGGTCGGGCTGGACGCCGTGAAAACGTAG